The genome window TGTGTATTATTACTCATTATAATACAATagtaatagttaaaaataaaataaaaagttaatatgTCTTTACATGATACTACAAATTGTATCAAGATATTGAATTATATCAAtggatttaatattatttattatgcttataattcaaaaattaaagtatGTCCATGAGTCCATTAATTTGGTccaattttttaaactattttttttaagttaaagttgaaaataagaggttaaaacaaaaggtaaaagttgtttgttaatttttattttcttagtttaaaactccttttaagtttaaagttgtttgataaaaaaaattattcatttgattttatttaaaattagttatctTGTCTAatgataatgtttttaaaagatttagttttatttaaaattaattattttgtccaataaaaatatatttatataataaaaacattgtataaattaaaatgttgtatttaaattaatgataagaACTAATTTAGAATGTcctttgtattaattatttattacaaaaatatctttaattataaataatttctcTTAGCTTactaaatagtaaataaaatacattaatgacttaggttttttttttgcaagtcTAACTTTACCATATAATACTATAGATTATGGGGGTTGGGCTCCTCTCTAGTCATGGGAGAGGTCCAGTAGGAGAGAGAAATATTCATCAGTCTCagatattggaaaaaaaaaaatcctctacAAAGTATTTTGGAAATCTTACGTACCTTGCCTCTTATCATGTAtagcaaataaaaattaaaacaataaatttattactaatgagaaagataaaaaaaagttaaagcaaataatatttgaaaaagaacAAGAGTATGTCCTTGTTAATGTCAGGAGTAATtttcaaaagaaacaaaacaaccaCGTTTAAATATGGGACAAATTTAATAAtactaactaaattaactattttatgtaattcttatgAATTAGTTAATTgacttctatatatatatatatatatatatatatataaagaaaacaatttaaaCAACCATTCAAATTATAGTATTGATAAAGATATTTCGGTAATTGTACGTCAAACATTCTGCTTcaaacttaatataaaaaaacaattggagAAAAGGAAAGTAGAACCGATTTCGGcaacaaaacttcaaatacaATCCCAAAATACACCAATATTTTGATTTACGGATGCCAAATGCTTTTGCTTATATCGCAGATGCATGTGCGTTGTACGAAGACTGGGGAATACAAGTGTGCAGATGTGCGATTGAGAATGCGCAATTGCACATGAAGGATCATAATGCAATAACGCGGCTGAAATAGGCATGTACGCATGACAATGAATAGTATTTATAGGGTGACAGagaaatttaatcaattaaaatatttaaacattaaaattttttattgatatatatatatatatatatatatatatatatatatatatatatatatatatataaaagaaagagaaatttgaTTAGGCACCTTGATTacattatgtttttttctttttatttaaacaataaaatcaatatcaataatttttgaTAGGATAACTATTCACTACTCTTTTAGGAGTTTATGACACTACAACAAATTGTCttgagaaattatttttaataacatcTCATGTTGATGTTCAgactttgttttttgttttgatttcttctaaattttagttgttaaaTATTTGTCGTTAATCATCACGTAAgtttaatacaaaaatttaacaaatatatcacCTTTTGctttagttatttatcattttttcattttaatttttataaatatcttattttttatttgtagtctctaaaaatatataacactttttaaaaaaaatttaatccctACAAACATGTTAGCCCCTACCAACATTATCACAATAACGTAACATTAACAATCTTGATGGTAATATCATTTattaatagaatatttttttaatgatatcaATGATGTTATCATTTATCGACATATCATGTAATATTATGATTTAATGATGCGACGTGATGACAGGTGATGATATCATCAcgatatcattattattaactaTATTAATACTTAATGAAATCTGTTAACAAGAAgatatggattaaaaaaaataaaattatattaaattcaagaaaaaactttaaagaaaaaaaatcaaaatttcttattttatatggACCAAAGGTTATTTAAGTCCATAATAAATAAGAGACAaagatatttgtttttcttaaaataaatcataattaatcaACCAGTTGAAATTgcttaaaattagttaattaacgATGCTTAATCTGTGCAAGTTTgcacaaaatagaaaaattcatttaaaaacaaagggagtaaaagcaataatttcGATATGTGCAAGTCATGCATGtgtatttgtaaaattaatatttaagttaaattacTTAGTAGGTCTCTAAATTATTTGACTCACAATTGACTCAAATAGTTAATTTTTGGTAACTACAATTTAGAATaatccaattaaaaaataaatacatgtttgagaaactaatttttaaaaaataattcaaagatctaattaaaaattatctattaatttaAGGAATTACAAACTAATCtaacttaatatttattttctctctctttgatTATATTCTCATACGTGATGCATCTTTTATATTTGCTCATTTTAGATGATAAAGTAAAtactaataaaacaaattgaagtaaaatcaaacattaatgaaaaaatcAACACTGAAGATTAAGTATACATActtaataaataactaaaagttAGAACCTCAGTTATTCATTTGCTCATTCATAAATAAGATTACTTATTTATACTATCCTCTGACTCCTGTAAGAGAATTAAATTCTTACGAAAAATTATccgtatatatatattaaagtaaatttcacttaaaatttttatctCTATTAGTTCAAAACTTAAATTCTATAATAATCGTTTATTTAAATCAATTCTATCAAACATTATTGAAAGATTAAATAGCTCAATTAGTActctttattatataatttatgcacattttttatataactactTAATACATCCCAAAGTgtctatttatataatataatatatgcacattataaaatatttatttatatatgtattaataacatatattattattgtcattatCTTTCTCTACactatttaatgaattttaatataataataataatataatttaaaattgagaaaaactaaaaaattgatttaataaaaataatctttttttaagatattattatgtttattaaataggataagggaaaaataaaaaaataaaaataatgtattcaaaaaaatttataatgtcttaaaataaaataaaaaatgcatgctTATGTACAATCATAAAGTGGTCATTATTTgtgaaattatctttttaactattatttttaagtatttattgttAAATGAACTAAAAGGTTATTAAAAACTAgtacacatatatattaataacattaaaattatttttgaaaaatatattttttcttttacttacttattcttaattttaaaatgaatgtaaaatttcattaatagctcacaataataatatttattatataacttatgcaaaaatttaaattaatttataaaataaaattgaaataacacGCACATGCATGCATCTCCACACAgacgtattttttatttaatttaatttaaattttgaatactgttatagatataaatataataataataatatatttaatatttattatcacttttagtaaatttttaaaattagctactttaaattatattttatgaaaaataataattaaaagttacaattttataaatatgcagttaaatttaaagtaattcataataatttatttaattaataactaagGATGTAAATTAagacataaatatttatagagagagagagagagggagggagagagatAGGAGGGATCAATTGTAATTACAGCAGTGtaaattgataataattattaaaatatatgttatgATCAATTGTAATTACAAATAAAGAGTTTATTTTAGATGATTACAAATAAGAATTTTATAGATGTTgaattagttattaaaatagattttataaataactgtAATTACAAATAAGAAGTTTGtagatattaaattatttttaaagtaatattcaaattaaaagtaatGGATAAATTATGatgaacttcaattttttactgcatatattaaaaatataattaattattttttaaaattttgagataattttatttaatatattttaaaatattttaaaaaataatataaaaaattaaatacaaaaatgaaatatataatttaatctcgTGTTTAAAATCtagtaatttaataaaatacacTCTACATATGTATATAACCAAGATataattttgtcaaaaatatatataggtaAGTAGCACTTCAACTTCTTGACAGATCTTGTCACCAGCTACCAGACGCGCTGCAATGAGAATGAAACAGTAAGCCTAGTGTGTGCTTGGGTAGAATTATAAACATATGTTTGAGACAAACGCATGTTTCCAGATGtatcattatttttgtttttattttcgatTTACTTCTATATTGTTGAATTTACATGAAATCATGCTcgtattttcaatttaaattcaaacACGTACACACTGGGACTTCTCTGAGATTTGAGAAACTTTCTTGGTCCATGCCCAACTGAATTATTTTCTGTGGGTTCCACGAGTTCCCATGAAATTAAATTCTCTATGTTACAACTATATATGTTACATGCAGATCAAAACTCATTGACGCCGACATATGATTAAGCCCGTGACTGGTGCTGTTTACACCATCGAATAGTTTAATTTGTTAGATAAATCATACATGTTATATTGATAGAGATAGTTGTaacatttaacatattttatgatctattattaaatgataccTATTACTAGTATATAGTGTACACCACAGATTCTACAAATTAAATCCTTACATAAGAAGGAAATCTTTGTTATTAAAtgcataagatatttttttaattttaatcaacgaGCTATGAATATCTAAATAGgcatgctattttttttaattttattttatgaaataggCATGCGTTTACTAGTATATTTGATCCGTCACGAGTTatacaaatcattttttttttgggagacAGAAATTTCAtgcttaaataatttaaaagggGACTTTTGATATTAAATCATACTTAAACGCTAATaagtttaataatattaataacaaaaacgTTGATATTTAATCATGTTAATCaacaataatacaaaaaaaaaattgtatttaataatGTTAATAAGTTAAGTACaaactttcttaaaaaaaagcgTTAATCgactataaaattaataatgctAAGTATTGAATATAAACTAAGCATATCatcataaattatcttttttttttctcagcaaAACAAAGCACATTATATATAAAAGGGTGTAAAGTAGTCATACTATACAAAACGGTACCAGAAGTACCTAAATACACAAAAGACTAACCATGACACTCCCCAAATAGCTCTAGTAGAACATTGGTTATAACAGGAGAAACTATACCCAGAGGCAACACAAGCAATCTATAATCGACAAAAAATATAACCCACCCAAGTGTAAAATCCAATACCAATCTACCATATGTACTATGTATGTAATTCATATGTATACTAGAATCCCCCGTACCCACCAAAAAACACTATACAATATCCTTATAGTCATTCCTCTTTCCCTTTTCTCGCCATGCTACAATTCTTACACCTAGTAAGCAAGCTCCGGTGTTAAGGCACCACTGTGAGAGGAAGTAAAAAAACGAATCGTCATATACTTTAATCCAGCTCCATGAATGAAAGAGTACCCCCTGCAACAGGTTTTGTAAATGGAATTCATAATTGTTGAAAATGATATCATTTCTAGTTTTTCAGATCATCCATACAACCGCACACCAGAAGAACTTTAATCTAATTTGCCTAATCCGATTGGCTCCCACAAGGTTATGTTGACGAAAATGATCACCAATCGATCGAGAGGGCACCACGGATAAATTTATCCAACCATAACAAACATTCCAAACTTCTGTGATCATCGGGCACCCGACCAACAAATGTTCCATGGTTTCTAAAGTATTCAAACAAAATTTgcaattataattttcttcatCCACCCTAATGTTCCTACTCATCATAAATTATCTTATTATGTACAACGTGCAAAGcaatgtttttttatactttGCAAAGCAATGTAAATGGATGTAATCATTGACTTGATTAAAGTATTAGTTACCGGTAAAATATAAGTATGTTTTTGTAATCATTTTACACTATTTCATCCAATTCAGTTCAACTGTGGGTGATCCGATTCCATTTCACCCAGCCTAATCACTGTTCTGTCTAAACATCGATTTAACAACCTAACTAATCCAGGAgcttaaaacattttcaataaggaatcttccaaaaaaaaaatttaatctcaAAAGTTAATCTTGTTAAGATTGATTATTGACGTATGATGTTAGATCTCTAGATCGAGTTCTTATAAAAGGATTGTTAAGATAtgcatttatttcaaaaaaacaaaaaattactctctcaataaaattgatttgcatccaattcttataagataaaaaaaaggttaaacactattagaataaaaaaaatataagagatcTTGAAAGTCATATAACACTATAGGATCCataaaaaatgactaaaatcttaaaataaaatcttttattaaaaatgctCTTAACCATCTAGATTAGTATGGGTGGTTTGGTTCATAATAAAATGGATCCAGTCATTTAATTCAATCCAATCCTAATTTAATGATATTGCTGTAATTTTGCATAAATAAATATCCATAGCATGTAGGGATTAGATTGGATACTAACTTCTAAATAATTAGCACAAAATAAACATAgtatatttatttgtatataattatttatttatataatttaaatataatattttcatatattgtatttatttttataatttatatgtcaatatatatataattgatatgaTTATTTACTTTTGTAATTTAGATACTACTATATATTTATGGTttatatattagtatatttttgtgTAAAGTTTATATAGTTGTATAAcacacatttttataaaattacaaaataaatatactttcatataatttttattattattgggtaatttaaatatttattttaatgatttatatattagCACTTTTTATGTAATGTTTCGAACCCCTATGATGTGTATATTTATTCATGagacttaataataatataatttgatgTAATAATTCTTTTTCTCCGCTTTACACACTTAATCAAGAAATTTGTGTGTGTACGTATTCAGACGGGAGTACATGTgctttatgaaaatatttaaaataatgtaaaaaatatatatttgtataataaaatataaattttacattatataAAGAAATATCTAATCAAAACACTTGGAATTTTGAAATTATCCATCAAAATACATGAACAGTTTTCACATTTATGTtttgaacaaatatttttgttaagtaCAACCTCTTCATTTTAAAacagttattaattattttaccttttgataatatttaaattaattctatACACGATTATGATACACCCCATTTCTTTTATTAGATCTTTAATTAGCCCCTCCAATTTGTAACTAAAACTTTCATCTTGTGTTGTGTCTCTCAATATCGAAACGTACGATCAGCGGTAACTACACTAATATTtggatatgattttattttaagtagtTGTtcgttttaaaatttgaataagaaGTTTTTATACAGATCGATtcgatattatattataaaactgaatatgatttggttgataaatttacttttaacttTTTGTAAGAGATGATAAATTGATGTTAGGTGTCATACTAAACTtacattatataatatttttttagggtaTAAAACTAAGTAAACCAACcattgaattgaaattttataaagtaagttaagtttataaaattttatataaatcaaaatCCATCTAATTAACTGATACTATATTGCACTTCTTTGTTTTGAtggataataattatttaaaatataggtaAAGTCTATTGCTAGATAACAAGCTAACAAATGTTTAAATTaagcgatatatatatatatatatatatatatatatatatatatatatatatatatatagagagagagagagagagagagagagagagagagagagagagagattataCCATATAGTTTAATTGAAATTggttaatttagtatttttaataataatgtaaatgtaaaaaattgatatttgatGTTGATTAATTTCTGTCAATTTATGTAAAcctatatattttagtttgtaaGTACATCTTTCgtttaaaaaaacacaagtataaaaaaatgttaagtggGAAAATCATATATACGATCTACGAATCTAGCTTTCAACGAATGATCAAGTCAGTAGGTGAAagacaaaaaagaataaattatgataatgatGTGTAATTGATGATTGATTTTACTTAAATACCTTATTTTTTGACAGGAAAGTTTGTTAGATAGTATGTATCACGTGACCCACATGATGATAATTGATAGTTTACTTCTTTGTAGGGCATGTAACTTCACTTAATATTTATGTTAAATCAAACCATGTCCAAATATAatatagaataaaaattatttgtaatattttggaagtgtgatatatatatatatatatatatatatatatatatatatatgagagagagaaaaatcgcgaacataatatttttttttatcaagttccTTGACAAAAGATACTTTAGAGAAAcaaatagttatatatataatgattataATTTGGTTAACTacatctttaaaataattacttaaaaataatatttaagataatttttaattatttaaaagtattaaatacattaatgcatgaaaataaaactcaaataaaaatattaacaatctTTTAAGAATTTAAGTTTTCAATTATTGTCTGGGTATTTTAAGATAGAGGAGTGCtgaaaatatattgtttttattgcaTTCCTATTTTATCGTTgattaatatttagtaaaaactataaaatcaacACAGATTTAATAAGtgagaagtgaaaaaaaattataatttctaataaattttaatttataataaagagACTATTTAAAAAAAGGGTTAGAAATTGTGTTGTTAGTTTTTCTTTCTAGGACATGTttgattcttttcttctttttttttttattttgaaaaacgaGTTTTGATCAATTTTATGCTATTtagcaattaattttttatttaaaatcttttaagatttgaaaatcatttttaaagtaGTTTTAAAAACCTAAAGAAAAAATTCGTGTCATCTTgttcaacatttcttttaattctaCATTCTCTTTTGTATCTTGTACCTCTTTCTATCAgtctaaaaacattttttgaaaataaaaattaaacatactcTTATAATTCTTGATATTTCCAAAAGAGCAGAAAGTTTTCCTGCCTAACAAGTTAACAGAAGAAGATaaaactttataatttatactttcCATTCACCCAaggggaagaaaataaaaaagatgaagaaagaaggaagcagaaagaaaaagacaaagtaTTCATTAATCCCTGCATGCCTGGAACCTCTCTCCGAAAATCAGAATAGGGGAGAgcgaaggcaaaaaaaaaacaagtgagaAGAAAAGCAACACTGCTTGGTAGTACTTAGTAGGATGGGTTTAGCCTAAAGTGTAATGCAACAGAAGAAAGGTAGCACagagattttttaattttaagaaaagaagaaatgatgaggttaatgaaatataattaaagcataaacaaaattaaaattgtaaagcTTACAGTTTTCCAAAGTGTAAAGCCAATTTGCTGGTTGCTACTTTCCGCTGTTTTCGCTTAAAGTAAGAAGAGAAGCTTATAAAAGCACCCTATTGGCTTCACGCTCTCATTAGCTCAGATTTCATTGAAAAAATCACCTGCTTTGGTCATTTTATTACGCCATAAAATGGAAACTCCTTTTCAGCCCATGTTAAACCTTTTCtagttttctcttttcttatacccaaacacacacaacacaagtcacattttttggcttttaaaacagagagagagagagagagagagagagattacaAAGATCAGAATCAGACAGGCTAGCTTAGCTCCATGTCTGACTCACTCTTAACTTTCTATTCTCTTTCAGCCATTCTTGCTCTTCTCccaatcttcatcttcattctcaTCAAAAGAAAGCAAAGCAAACCCAGGCTCAACCTTCCCCCAGGTAACATGGGTTGGCCATTTCTTGGTGAAACCATTGGCTATTTGAAGCCTTATTCTGCCACCACAATAGGGGAATTCATGGAGCAACACATAGCAAGGTAAAATAACTACCCACTTACCAACGGAGGTTGTGTCTAACGAAAGGGATTAGTCTCCCACAACATAGTGAACTAAGGTTCAAATTTCTGTTGGAAGAGATGCCTATATTTAGTGTTTGACGGAGTCTCGAACAGGATTATCTCTCTCCGAAGGATGATAACTTTGCGAAaaccggaaaaaaaaaaaaaaacactacccgCTTAACACAATCTAGAGAGGGACTCTATCACTCTAATTAACATGCCAAATGTTTGTTCTCAGGTATGGTACAATTTACAAGTCAAAACTGTTTGGGGAGCCAGCAATAGTGTCAGCAGATGCAGGACTCAACAGGTTCATTCTACAAAACGAAGGGAAATTGTTCGAGTGCAGCTATCCTAGAAGCATCGGTGGAATACTAGGAAAATGGTCCATGTTGGTCTTAGTTGGTGACATGCATAGAGACATGCGGGTTATATCACTCAACTTTCTAAGCCACGCCAGGCTCAGAACACACCTCTTGAAAGAGGTGGAGAAGCAATCCCTCTTGGTTCtgaactcttggagccaaaattCCATATTCTCAGCCCAAGATGAAGCTAAGAAGGTACCTTTTTGTTTCCTATATAATACACTTGAGTCAAATGAAAAGAGCATTAAATTTCCTATTCATGTCACTTTCAATTGGCTTACATAAATCGCAGTTCACCTTCAATTTAATGGCTAAGCATATCATGAGCATGGATCCTGGGGATATCGAGACAGAGCAACTAAAGAAAGAGTACGTCACTTTCATGAAAGGGGTGGTTTCCGCGCCATTGAATTTACCTGGAACTGCATACCGAAAGGCATTGAAGGTaacaactaataataattaattatttagagaacttcattttttttttattttttctaatcttGTCATTTGATATTTGTCTATGTTTCACAGTCTCGGTCCATTATACTAAAGTTCATAGAGGGGAAAATGGAAGAGAGAGTTAGAAGAATCCAAGAGGGGAATGAGAGTTTGGAGGAAGATGATCTTCTAAACTGGGTTTTGAAGCATTCGAATCTTTCAACGGAGCAAATTCTTGACTTGATTCTCAGCTTGCTCTTCGCTGGCCATGAAACTTCGTCGGTAGCCATAGCTCTAGCCATTTATTTCTTACCCGGTTCTCCTCAAGCTATACAACAGTTAAGGGTAAGCAAGTACAGCCATGATGTCACGTGGAATATTGTCTTTTAACACTTCTCTGACCCTGTTCAGCTTCTTACACATACCCACTTGACTCAAAATTTTACTAGTGATAATTAGTTTTCtcatttttgtgaaaaaatataataataggaAGAACACAGAGAAATTGCCAGAGCCAAAAAGCAAACAGGGGAAGTTGAACTCACTTGGGATGACTACAAACGAATGGAATTTACTCATTGTGTAAGTGACATGATAATAAATGAATTATGGCGgtctacttgtctttatttatttctagtagtaattattatttgatgaacaAGTTGGTAGTTAGCAATATTATATGGGATGATGAAGCCGTTTAAAGTGTATACAACAGAACGGCATTATCAGTAAATTTGATAACACAAAATTATTaggattaagaaaaaatattatgtgtgcaagtgtatatatatatagagtattgtatttatgaattatttgttCCATTTTGTGAAGGTTGTGAACGAGACACTTAGGTTGGGAAATGTTGTGAGGTTTCTCCACAGGAAGGCTGTGAAAGATGTTAGCTATAAAGGTATGTTTGGAGGATATAGaattagcatttttttaaagtagaaagatgaaaaaagaattcttttgtggaaaaagaaaaaggaaagataaAAAAGCATAGTTTAGGAGTTATAGTAAAGGGAAATTAAAGTCGCTGGAAATCGAATTGAAAATGTTGTTCGTGTTTGAAAGGTTATGACATTCCATGTGGGTGGAAAGTCCTTCCGGTGATTGCAGCCGTGCATCTGGATCCTTCACTTTTTGACCAACCTCAACACTTCAATCCATGGAGATGGCAGGTCAATTCTACTTATAACTATAGACAGCACGCGTTGCATAATTATTATTGTgcatccttttcttttctcctcttcttcttcttcttttcttaaaGCCAATGCTTAGTATAAAATACTATATATCTATTaggaaaagggaaaaagaataataagCAGAGAGGTCCCCAAGCACTTGAATTGGTCCTTGCGGTGGATCCCCACATGCAATCACTGCCTCACTGGCTTCCTTTCCTTGAAGGTGTGTGGTGTGaacaaaatttagtttaatttcggGGTCCGGATTTTGCCCAAAATGTCACCCCGTAATAGTTACAACATGGTTTCTAGGTCCTAGCTCATTTAGCTTCGTGAGTTATCTTCCTTCCAGAACACAAACAAGTTTTTACGTTCGGCGCTTAACGTACACACGCCGTACGCTTTGACAAATGCTTCATTTCATGTCACCCCCCTTTGATCATTCTAGTTGACTTGATCCTAACTAGCTATAGCCAATTAATACCTCCGTCCAAATTCCCAAACACAgccttatatatttaattattcatcACCAAACTAAGCACATGCTTCTAAAGTTCCAACCTAATAACCTATGGTAGCCCCCCCTAACTAAATTATTCACGGAAGGTCAAGATTcagatgattaattaattaattaattaattaacgtaTCCCCTCAACAATGGTCATTGTTCAAGGAATGATGGgagtttatatttcttttcaattattaacttcttatttttattttgtaaagaaaaaaacgtAGGACATACtagatatagatatagatatagtCATATAGATATGCTAGTTTTTTGGATACGCATTAATTGGCACCGTGAAGTTTTAGTTATCACTTGATTTAGCGATGGTAAGAAACCATTGTCCGAAATGGCGAATAACCAAAGGATGTGGCCTACATGCACAATGGAGGATCAAGTGGGTCCATTCCATGCATCTCAAACAGTGGCG of Glycine soja cultivar W05 chromosome 1, ASM419377v2, whole genome shotgun sequence contains these proteins:
- the LOC114420632 gene encoding cytochrome P450 90B1-like gives rise to the protein MSDSLLTFYSLSAILALLPIFIFILIKRKQSKPRLNLPPGNMGWPFLGETIGYLKPYSATTIGEFMEQHIARYGTIYKSKLFGEPAIVSADAGLNRFILQNEGKLFECSYPRSIGGILGKWSMLVLVGDMHRDMRVISLNFLSHARLRTHLLKEVEKQSLLVLNSWSQNSIFSAQDEAKKFTFNLMAKHIMSMDPGDIETEQLKKEYVTFMKGVVSAPLNLPGTAYRKALKSRSIILKFIEGKMEERVRRIQEGNESLEEDDLLNWVLKHSNLSTEQILDLILSLLFAGHETSSVAIALAIYFLPGSPQAIQQLREEHREIARAKKQTGEVELTWDDYKRMEFTHCVVNETLRLGNVVRFLHRKAVKDVSYKGYDIPCGWKVLPVIAAVHLDPSLFDQPQHFNPWRWQNNGSRGGSCSSKNTANNNFLPFGGGPRLCAGSELAKLEMAVFIHHLILNYHWELADTDQAFAYPFVDFPKGLPIRVQAHSLL